In one Rutidosis leptorrhynchoides isolate AG116_Rl617_1_P2 chromosome 8, CSIRO_AGI_Rlap_v1, whole genome shotgun sequence genomic region, the following are encoded:
- the LOC139861444 gene encoding inactive receptor-like serine/threonine-protein kinase At2g40270 — MLERNRLLSLTLIICLLYQNLNLCFSINDEDFSLLRFRDKVVNDVAVANPCSWFGVNCFKGFTVSLNVRQTGFKSHRKLITLFPSPPSPSPSPSPSPSPSPFSPTGAPVTSPSLSPSPSPQPSSLPNPFTAPAPSINIQPRPASNLIPSTGKSKSSKKHIHIIVSAAIGGFALIGITALLLLRGGKVATVRPWATGLSGQLQKAFVTGVPKLKRSELEAACEDFSNVIGSTSFGTVYKGTLSSGVEIAVASVDASSIKDWSKHLEGQFRKRIDTLSKVNHKNFVNLLGFCEEEVPFTRMIAFEYAPNGTLFEHLHIQEAEHLDWGMRMRIAMGMAYCLDHMHQLTPPIAHKNLNSLSVNLTEDYASKISDFGLCNDSSTENKEHTPESNVYSFGIVLFEIITGRIPYAGSDKVDDWVIDFLKGENPIIEYVDPTLDSFDADQLEGIGKLIRSCVTTEPRKRPKMREVTFRLKEITRIAQDGATPKISPLWWAELEILSTEAT, encoded by the exons ATGTTGGAGAGAAATCGATTACTGAGTTTGACGCTGATCATCTGTTTATTGTATCAGAATTTGAATTTATGTTTCTCTATTAATGATGAAG ATTTTTCTTTGCTAAGATTTAGAGATAAAGTGGTGAATGATGTTGCAGTGGCTAATCCATGTTCATGGTTTGGTGTAAACTGCTTCAAGGGGTTTACTGTATCTTT GAATGTTCGACAAACCGGATTTAAGTCCCACCGGAAACTGATCACTCTTTTTCCTTccccaccatcaccatcaccatcaccatcaccatccccatccccatccccattttctccaacAGGTGCACCGGTGACATCACCATCGTTGTCACCATCTCCTTCCCCTCAACCTTCATCCCTGCCAAATCCATTTACAGCTCCTGCTCCTTCTATAAACATTCAGCCACGGCCAGCTTCTAATCTTATTCCTTCAACTGGTAAATCAAAAAGTTCAAAAAAACATATTCATATAATCGTATCTGCTGCAATTGGAGGCTTTGCTTTGATTGGAATTACAGCACTATTGTTACTGCGAGGTGGTAAAGTGGCAACTGTTAGACCATGGGCCACTGGATTGAGTGGGCAATTGCAGAAAGCGTTTGTtacag GGGTTCCAAAGTTAAAAAGATCGGAGCTTGAAGCAGCGTGTGAAGATTTCAGCAATGTAATAGGTTCAACATCATTCGGGACAGTATATAAAGGGACGTTATCGAGTGGGGTTGAAATAGCTGTTGCATCTGTTGATGCATCTTCTATAAAAGATTGGTCAAAGCATCTTGAAGGCCAGTTTAGAAAGAGG ATTGACACGCTGTCGAAAGTGAACCACAAGAATTTTGTGAATCTTCTCGGTTTTTGCGAGGAAGAGGTGCCTTTTACAAGAATGATTGCGTTTGAATATGCTCCTAATGGAACATTATTCGAACATTTACATA TACAAGAAGCTGAGCATTTGGATTGGGGAATGAGGATGAGAATCGCAATGGGAATGGCATATTGTCTCGACCACATGCACCAATTAACCCCGCCCATAGCCCACAAGAACCTTAACTCGTTATCAGTAAACTTAACCGAAGACTACGCATCAAAAATATCAGATTTTGGACTATGCAATGATTCATCTACAGAAAACAAAGAACATACACCTGAAAGCAACGTTTACAGTTTTGGTATAGTATTATTTGAGATAATAACTGGTAGAATCCCTTATGCTGGTAGTGATAAGGTTGACGACTGGGTAATAGACTTCTTGAAAGGGGAAAACCCCATTATTGAATATGTGGACCCCACGTTAGATTCATTCGATGCAGATCAACTTGAAGGTATTGGTAAATTGATAAGATCATGTGTTACGACCGAACCAAGAAAACGGCCGAAAATGAGGGAGGTAACGTTTAGATTAAAAGAGATAACAAGAATAGCACAAGACGGGGCTACACCCAAAATTTCACCACTTTGGTGGGCGGAACTTGAAATATTGTCAACTGAAGCAACATGA
- the LOC139863217 gene encoding uncharacterized protein has translation MDVFAWCENDMTGVSLHIAEHRFNVNPALKPIVQKRRGMAPDRAKWLCEESFVWTSEAETAFQEMKKLLKTLPTLTAPIDGETLYLYISVANEAFGSVLVAERDKIQKHVYFVSKALTESEINYAPIEKFVYALILTSRRLRRYFQGHPVHVLTNMSVKQVLTKPEISGRLALWAVELGAYQISYLPRNAVKGQVLADYLAKMTGELEVINERTELNSVVGETWDLFTDGASCAEGAGAGLVLASPSGEEHTYALRFNFDVTNNEAKYEALLAGLNIARKMDITKLRAFTDSQLVANQFNGSFEAHDSSMQKYLQLLKELPVRFEHFEIAQVPRSQNKKVDALKEQPNWMEPILQYIRNDILSSDKREASLVRERAPMYIIQNDILYRKSYCGPMMQCVGSIEVEMIIDEVHNVAHPQANGLCEVTNRDIVSGIKKRFFEKRTGWVDELPNVLVANFEEEANDDALGENLNFIEERRLMAAIREANNKQQIAKYYNKRVCALSFDIGEWVLRNNDASRAEKLGKLGPNWEGHYQVVAINAAGPYKLADVEGRTLPSAWHAALLKRYYA, from the exons atggatgtttttgcttggtgtgaaaatgatatgactggtgttTCGCTTCATATTGCGGAACACAGATTTAATGTAAATCCAGCTTTAAAACCTATAGTGCAGAAGCGTAGAGGCATGGCCCCCGATCGCGCTAAGTGGCTGTGCGAAGAG AGTTTTGTTTGGACAAGTGAAGCTGAAACCGCGTTTCAGGAAATGAAGAAGTTATTAAAAACTTTGCCTACGTTAACAGCGCCAATTGATGGCGAAACTCTTTACCTTTATATATCGGTAGCTAATGAAGCTTTTGGCTCAGTTCTAGTTGCGGAAAGGGATAAAATACAAAAACATGTGTATTTTGTCAGTAAAGCTCTCACAGAAAGTGAGATAAACTATGCGCCAATTGAAAAATTTGTGTATGCGCTCATATTAACATCACGAAGGttaagaagatattttcaagggcatccagtGCACGTGTTAACTAACATGTCGGTTaagcaagtcttaacaaaaccagagatatctggtagacttgCGTTGTGGGCAGTAGAGTTAGGTGCTTATCAAATCTCTTACCTTCCGCGCAATGCTGTAAAGGGCCAAGTTTTGGCGGATTATCTCGCCAAAATGACCGGGGAGTTggaggtgattaatgagcgaacAGAATTAAATTCAGTGGTTGGCGAAACatgggatttatttactgatggagCTTCGTGTGCAGAAGGTGCTGGTGCGGGTTTGGTGTTGGCAAGCCCAAGTGGTGAGGAGCATACGTACGCGTTAcgttttaattttgatgtgacaaataATGAAGCGAAATATGAAGCCTTGCTTGCTGGtttaaatattgcgcgaaaaatgGATATCACTAAGTTGCGGGCATTTACAGATTCGCAATTAGTGGCAAATCAGTTTAATGGCTCTTTTGAGGCACATGATTCCTCAATGCAGAAATATTTACAGTTGTTGAAAGAATTGCCAGTGCGGTTCGAGCATTTTGAAATCGCGCAAGTGCCAAGAAGTCAAAATAAGAAGGTGGATGCTTTGA AAGAACAAccaaattggatggaaccaattTTGCAATACATCCGCAATGATATTTTGTCAAGTGATAAGCGCGAAGCTAGCTTAGTAAGAGAGCGAGCACCAATGTATATCATTCAAAATGACATCTTGTATCGTAAATCATATTGCGGTCCAATGATGCAGTGTGTGGGCTCAATTGAAGTAGAAATGATAATTGATGAAGTGCATAATG TGGCGCATCCACAGGCTAATGGCTTATGCGAAGTAACCAACCGCGATATTgtaagcggtattaaaaagaggtttTTCGAAAAGCGAACTGGCTGGGTGGATGAATTGCCCAATGTGTT AGTCGCTAACTTCGAGGAAGAAGCAAATGATGATGCATTGGGCGAAAATCTGAATTTCATCGAAGAGCGACGATTGATGGCTGCTATCAGAGAGGCAAATAATAAACAACAAATTGCcaagtattataacaaaagagtgtGTGCTTTATCTTTTGATATAGGCGAATGGGTACTGCGAAATAATGATGCAAGTAGAGCAGAAAAACTTGGCAAATTAGGACCTAATTGGGAGGGTCATTATCAAGTTGTGGCAATTAATGCAGCAGGTCCATATAAGCTCGCAGATGTAGAAGGACGAACTTTACCTAGTGCGTGGCATGCCGCTttattaaagcgatattatgcgTAA